The genomic region GAGGTTCCGTTGGCCTACATTGAGCCATGTCCCTGTTTGTCCCTCCATGCCCACTGTGCCTCCCAGGACTAGATGGGGTTGATATTGTCCTACACCTTCCAGCAGCTGCCAACATCCAAAAACTCACCTTGACTTCCCGTGCCTGTCCATACCTACACACAGTTAATGTGGTGATTTTATCTGTGGCTTGTTCAGCAGTCATGTCCCCAGTAtcaatggcttttttttcctcctctcaccTCCAGATTGCTAACTGATCCTGCAAGGACACTGCCCCCCaccctcttccctgcctctgctatGGACACTTCTGCTTTCAGCCTCCCCACACCAGCCGTGTCAGAGGAGGGGAATGCCTCTGGCAGCTGGGCAGGTTTCACCACCCCCAACggctccaccaccaccagccctgGTGTGGTTGTCAGCGGTGTCCTCATCCCCCTGGTCTACCTCATTGTCTGCGTGGTGGGGCTGGCTGGGAATTCTCTTGTCATTTATGTGGTCCTGCGGCACTCTGTGAGCGAGTCGGTGACCAACGTCTACATTTTGAATCTGGCCCTAGCTGACGAGCTCTTCATGCTGGGCCTGCCATTCCTGGCTGCACAAAATGCCCTGTCCTACTGGCCATTTGGGTCTTTCATGTGCCGCCTGGTGATGGCAGTGGATGCCATCAACCAGTTCACCAGCATCTTCTGCCTGACGGTAATGAGTGTTGACCGTTACCTGGCCGTGGTCCACCCAGGGAAGTCCTCCAAATGGCGGACAGCACGGGTGGCCAAGGCTGTGAGTGCAACTGTGTGGGTGCTGTCTTCCATAGTGGTGCTGCCTGTGGTCGTCTTCTCAGACGTCCCCTTAGGGATGAGCACATGCCACATCCAGTGGCCAGAGCCTGCCTCAGTGTGGAGAGCTGGCTTCATTATCTACACTGCCACCCTGGGATTCTTTGGGCCACTGCTGGTGATTTGCCTCTGCTATCTTCTTATCGTCGTGAAGGTTCGTTCCTCTGGCAGGCGGGTGAGGGCTCTGTCCTCCAAGCACAAGCTTTCAGAGCGCAGGGTGACGCGCATGGTGGTGGCTGTTGTGGCTGTCTTCATCCTTTGCTGGCTCCCCTTCTATGTCCTCAACATAATCAATGTCGTCTGCCCACTGCCAGAGGAGCCATCCCTCTTTGGTGTTTACTTCCTCGTAGTGGTGCTGCCATATGCCAACAGCTGTGCCAATCCTATCATCTACGGCTTCCTCTCCTACCGCTTCAAGCAGGGCTTCCGGAGGGCCATCCTCAGGCCGTCCCGCCGAGTCCAGAGCCAGGAGGTGCCAGCATGCCCCCCAGAGAAGACTAATGATGAAGGGGAAGAGGGTGAGATCAGCAAGATCACCCACAATGGTAATGACAGGCAGGAACACCCTCTAagcagtggggagggagaaagcaaTGAGCAAAAACCACTCCCTGAGGAGCCTGTGGGATACGAGAAGAGCAACAAGTTGCATGTCAGTTATTTATGATGAAAGGGATGGTGCGGGGGAAAGAGACATTGGGACATGGGATCCCCTTCACCCTCTGTGCTTTTCCATCTTGAAGGCAATGGGAGAAGTTGATACAAGGGAATATTAAAGGTCAAGACTCTGCTTAGAGATGAAGAGGACTCCATGAGCTTGTGGAAAAAGCAAGGACACCTGAGGTTTGTGTGGTACCAGGTAAAGAAGGACTGGATCCAGGGAGAGCTGAAGAGGTGATGGGCACTGACAGTATGGAGAGAGCAAAGTCAGCCCTAGACCTCATGATCCATCCTTAGATCACCCAGCTGTGAAGGGCATCAGCTGCCATCTGACTGTGGCACCTCAAGGAAGTCCTCAAAATGGCATATATGACATGTGCCATTGAAGATCTAAAATAGGCATCCTAGTGCCTTCATTATTTTCCTTATAAACATGagaagcaggaaggaagaaTGTCTGCAGCAAAGATACCAGCCAGCTGCATGAATGGCTGACCCTTCTCAAGCTTTCCAATAACTCTTGGGGACAGCTTTCCTATCTGTGCTGGTTGTGGCTGGAGACCATTCTGACTGCTCAAagactcttctttctttccagggCTGTCATGTACTCTGGGCAGGCTGAAGAGACTTACCTGGGAGAGAAAATGGGACATTTCTTTCCTGAACCTCGCATGCTTCAGGGTTTTCGTGGTGCCTCTGCACCCTGGTGGAAGGTGTAACAAGGGTAAAGAAGAAGACAATGAGGCATGGGTTGGAGGCAGAGTTTCTTACAAGCTGAAATGcccttccccttttcctctccccaagCCTTActctaaataaacaaaaagcctTTGGACTTAAAAGGCCAACTGGGCAGAACcattctgtgggtttgggggagggagggtgctATAGATTTTGGTCTCATGAGAATACACAATGTCATTGAGATGAGTTGGTCTTTGTATGGAGTAGCGTTTGGCTGGTACAGGAGATCAAGGCATGTGTCAGTACAGGATGGGGGCAGGAAGCACAAGGAGGTTGTGGGATCTCCAGTGTGTGAACTCATTTGTCTTATGGGAAATGGTAGGGTATTTGCCTCAGAATGGAGAAGAAAGTATGTATCTGCATGTATACAAAGGTGGTTGTATGCAGAAGTTTGATCACTGGACTGTACACGTATGAGAATGGCTGGACAGGATCAGAGACCGAGGAGTCAGGGCTGGTGGGAGATGTGCATGGGTTGGGCACTGATGCTAATCTCTGTGTGGCTGTGGGGTGTGTATAAATGTGTACAAATGTACATAAGGGGGTATGCATGCGTATAAGTGTGTACAAACACAGATGAGGAAGTGTGTTTATGTAATTGTGGGATGTTTAAGTGTAGATATGGTTGTATAGGCATGCAAGTACATATGGAAATGTGTGTGCCCATGTGAATGCTTGGGTAAGAGTGTGAGAGTGTGTGTGCGTTGCTGTGAGTGTTGGATGAGTACTTGCTTCTGTGCATTGGTTATTAGAGGGAAGTTGTGGGTGGGCCTGTCTGAGCGCGCAGGCTAGAGGAGCAGCAATGGACAAGGGTGGGTGGGATGAAGGTCTCTCCACTTTGGCTTCATTCCTGCAGGTTCTGATAAATGTCTGTCCCCACACCTTGAACTTCTCCATGAATGCTGTTGTTGAGCTGCAGCCACCCAGAAGACTCTCATACCAGAGCCCTTGGTTATATCTGGACACTTTTCTCCACAAATAATTTTGACAAATAGGAAGGAGGGATCCACCAGGAGGAGACATGCCTCCCTGAGGTCAGGAGATGTTGGAGGAGGCAGTCCATGGACGGTCAGTGATGAGAGCTGGCTGGGTGATGGAAAGGTGTCTCACAGGTGACTTGAGAGAAGGCAGAAGGTAAGAAGGGATGGCATGGGACCAGGTATGCTGGGACAAAAGACAAAAGCCCTGGACTGGGAAGGAGaacaagctgcagcagctgaagatgATCGGAACAGAATCACTTTATGAGGAAGCAAGAGACAAGATCACCCAAAGGTGGTGTGAGAAGAAGTGAAGGCCTGGTAGGCATCAGGGGAACTGGAGTGCAGGACATCTGAGTTCAGGAAAAGACCGTAGCAGAGCATCAGGTGAGGAGACATGTCCTAGCCAGGCCAGAGAGCAGAAGTGTGGGAAGGAACTGCAAACATGACCAAGCAAAAGACATTCAGCTGTGCTCTCAGCCACTGGTGCAACCATCACCTCCCTGACAGAGGTGATGATTGTCCCTATGAATCCTCCATCCTCTTGTTTCGTCTTTGAGTCTGGGACACTGGTGCCAAGCTGTCCATGCCTGTAGGCTCAGCCTCGGGATCTGAGCTACCAGTGATACCACACAGCTATTGCTTTGCTCCTCCTACAAAGTGTGCTCGCTCTCCTGAGCGTGGGCAGTCAGACATGCAGGAGTGCTGGCTCAACtcatggggaaaagaaagtgcTTGGTAGCCAGTTTCTGTCCTCTACTACCTCTTCACATCTCCTCCTCATTCCATCCATGCACCAGCTGCCCACACTGTGGGCCCCAGGGAGAAAAGCAGCCAAACTATTCATGGGCGTGGGATACACTGTCTGTTGGGACTaaaaaagttcctttttttttttttcatttggggaGTTCCCACAGCATCCACTGGATGAAGCACAGTCAAGAAACCCTAGCAGAATGAAGATGAACTGCCAAAGCTCCTGCCTCTATATGGGGCAACAAACAGTGGGAAGATTAAAAGGTCTGGCTACCAAGTGGTCAACTAGATGGACAACACAGCAGTTTAAATGGGGGTCTCTGTTGCTCCTGTTGGAGTGAGGAGCAGGGCAAGGTGAATGCTGGGCACCACTGGCACAGCAATCACTGTAGGACAGAGGAGAAATGGTATTAGCTGGGGAGCATGTAGCACGGTTCATGGTTGATGACCAGGCACTGAAGAAGTTATGTGACAGTGAATGAGGACCTTGCAGGAGACAGCTCAGATGAGTGGGGGCAGATATAGGAAGGGTTTACTTCTTCACAGAGtggctgcccagctgctgtggGGAGATGGCGGAGTTCCCTGGCTGCCAACACACTTATCAGAGATGCTCTCCTTCACCACTGAATTGAGCTGAGACTTCATTTTGCACGCCTTTGCAGCTCCATCTGCTGCAAGTCACCACTCAAGAAACTCTACCGACTGGCGGGCTTCTTAATATACCTACATCTCTGAAGAGCCTAAGCACTGCAATGCCAGCACTGAGCAAGTGCGCCAAGGAGACATCATTCTGATATATGGAGTCTGAGCCCACTAGCAAGGCAGGTCTGCAGGGGAGCCTGCtagggaaaacaaaatgtttcccAGGGAGACCTGCAGAAAACTGGAGATCTTTAGTTTAAAAAggagtttaaaagaaaagggtCACAGGTATCATATTCTTCTgtcttgtgttttcttctcccccctACACCACATCATACTTTTCAGTGacaaattgggaaaaaaaaactgaaattaacCAAAAATAAgactgggagagggaaaaggtattttttgtcTGAAATTCATGAGGAGAAAACGAACGCTACAAAATTCTGCAAACTATCACCGTTGATTAAAAGGCTGGTTTTCATAGGAACAGGCATTTGGAATGATGGACAGTACCTTGCTGCCTCCTGACCGCTGCCTCTCTCCTCAGCTCCATCTCCCTCCTGGTGAATCCACAGCTTTCTCTGTGGTAATAGCATTAATATGACTGCCCTTGTgatccctctccctctcctaaTGATGGTGCGGTTGACTCCGGGCAACCCAGAGGCCACGGGGACTGTGCGCAGTGGCTAAGTGAAATTCTGGCCGTGTTCAGGGGAATTTGTTCCAGTCAGATGTGGAAATGGATTTTTCTATTCTGGGTGGAGAGACGCAGAGATAAGGGCTCCATCAAGCCCTGTGCTGCACAAAAGGTTTTATTCTCATCACGTAGAGATCGAAGCTGCAAGACTAGAAAAGGCCGCAATGATTTCAGCAACATTGTGCAATGCCTCTTCCCAGCAAATATTTGATCGTAGATGGGATGTTAGAGACATGGAGAGCCCATTCTGCCAGCTGCTCAGAGAGTTCATATGCACACATCAGAGTGCGCAAGAGCAGATATAGAGAGGCATATATGTGATGTGTATACCTGCATACAAATGAGTATTTATGTGATTTcatgtgtgtgtgggggggtaCATGTGACTGTGTGaatgtgtataaatatgtatacaTATTCATGTCTGTGGGTGCTTTGATTCAACTATATCTATGTGTGCCTGAGACCATATGTGGCCACGCACACAGATGCACACATACCCAGACATGCACATACCTCTTGGCCAAAGCATGAACATAGGAACACAGCACATACATACACCTTCGTACACACAGCCCGGGCATGGGCTAAAACTGGGAGATGACAACTTGACCTTGCAAATGACCGTCCCCACACACAGACCCACCGTACATGCACACCCAAACACATTTCTGCCAGTCCAACAGTGGCCCGGGGCAGCTTTGGAGCCACTCAGTGTGACTCTTCAGCTCTACAGTGGATCTTCAGGAGAGAAACTGGAAGGGCAGTGAATGGCAATCAGGGAGCGGTTCCAGCGTGGAGAGGCAAGGGTGCGTTTCCAGGCTCTTACTAACACAGCCCACACTTAATGTCATTTGAAGCTGTTGTTAGGGAGCTGCTGTATTTGTCATCAGCAGGGAAACACAGCAGCTCATCTCAGGCAACAGCAAAACTGTCCAGGCTTCAGCTATTGTAGAGAACTGTGGAGCAAGGGgatgtggggagggggaaggaagcaGTTAATCAGTTGTTGAAATAGGGGAGCCAGTAGATAAAAGAGGCAGGGAGCTACAAGAAAGGGAAACACCCTTGAAAAGATGTTCCTGGCTCTCCCGAGGATGCAACAGAGAATTGAAATGCTTTATCTGCTCAAACGACtggaaaatatgcaaatatttgctCATGAAAACTTGGTGTTCTTTGCCTTCCCAAGCATAAAATATGCAAACGCCACGCACAACGCAGCCGGCTCACTCAGATCTCACACTTACCACATTATGCACAaacgcgcacacacacacacacacacacgcggCACGTCAATGCAGCCAGCTGAAGACAcgtgcctgggctgcagcatgTCCTTCTATATATGACAAACAGGGCAGTGTGGGGAGGAAATACATATGCCTTGACTCACCAACTGTGTGTGCACGGACTGTGCCCTGCCACTGTTTCCTTTGGGGGTCTTTAACCGCAGCAGCTGCTAACCTGCGagcaggggtttgcagagaggACAAAGGAGCGTGAGCCCACCCAAGCCACCAACCTGCC from Gavia stellata isolate bGavSte3 chromosome 4, bGavSte3.hap2, whole genome shotgun sequence harbors:
- the SSTR3 gene encoding somatostatin receptor type 3, which gives rise to MDTSAFSLPTPAVSEEGNASGSWAGFTTPNGSTTTSPGVVVSGVLIPLVYLIVCVVGLAGNSLVIYVVLRHSVSESVTNVYILNLALADELFMLGLPFLAAQNALSYWPFGSFMCRLVMAVDAINQFTSIFCLTVMSVDRYLAVVHPGKSSKWRTARVAKAVSATVWVLSSIVVLPVVVFSDVPLGMSTCHIQWPEPASVWRAGFIIYTATLGFFGPLLVICLCYLLIVVKVRSSGRRVRALSSKHKLSERRVTRMVVAVVAVFILCWLPFYVLNIINVVCPLPEEPSLFGVYFLVVVLPYANSCANPIIYGFLSYRFKQGFRRAILRPSRRVQSQEVPACPPEKTNDEGEEGEISKITHNGNDRQEHPLSSGEGESNEQKPLPEEPVGYEKSNKLHVSYL